In Thiothrix unzii, the sequence GCGGCGAAGGTGTAGAAAACTCTGTCGGCAAACGCAAACGGAACAGTTCGCTTTGCGTGTCCAAATCCCACAGCCGCACGGTCATGTCACTACTCACCGTTGCCAGTTGGCGGCTGTCCGGGCTGAAAATGGCTTTCAACACCGCCTGTTCATGCCCGTTCAGGCGCAGGGGTGTGCCAGTACCGCTGGTGGGGTAGACGCTGACGGTGGCATCGCGCCCCACGCTGGCAAGCTGGGAACCGTCCGGGCTGAGGCTGCCCCACTGAATAGCATCGGTTGCGGTGGCAAGCGTGGTGGCGGTCGGTGGTTGGGTGGTCAAATCCCAGCGTTTGAGCTTGAAATCATCATTTCCGACACTTGCCAAAACGTTGCCTGACGGGGCGAAACTGACGGCAGGGACCTTGCCCTCATGCGCTTCAAACAGCGTTTTCCCATCCCCCGCCAGATCAAACAGGCCGATGCGCCCGTCGTAGCTGGCGGTGGCGAGGCGGGAACCGTCGGGGGAGAAAGCCAAGCGGAAAACAGCATCCGTATGCCCTTTCAATTCTTTGAAAAGGGAAAGTTTGTCATTTTTTACGTCCCACACTTTTGCCACTGTATCAAACCCCGCTGTAGCCAAACGGGAGTCGTCAGGGCTAAAGTTCAAGGAATATATTTGGCTGCTGTGCGCTTTTGTTTCGGACAGCAATGCCATCTCCGGGATGGAATAAAGCCTGACAACACCATCCGCAAATGAAACAGCCAAACGGTTTCCGGCAGAATTAACGGCATTCCCCAATGGCTCACCCGGCAAATCCACCAGCCACTGCCCCGGCAACTCCCCACCCCAGCGTTTCACCGTGCCATCAGTGCTGGCACTGTACAGCAGCACGCTTGCTTGCTCCTGCCACAATGCCAAACCCGTCACTGCCGCCGTATGCCCTTGCAGGATGCGCCGGGTAATGCCGGTCGCCACATCCCACAGGCGGATGGTGTTGTCGCTACTGGCAGAAGCCAGCAGCCCGTCAGGCAGGAATTGCAAACCAAATACCATATTCTGGTGACCTTTGAGCCGCCGCAGTGCTTGCCCGCTGGCTGCATCCCACAGGATGATGCTCTGGTCGGCACTGGAACTTGCCAAGGTTTGCCCATCCGCGCTGAATGCCACACCCTGCACAGCATCATTATGCCCTGCCAACACCTGCAAACTGCTGCCTTTGCGCCAATCCCACAAACGCACGGTATTGTCATAAGACGCACTGGCGAGCCGTTCCCCATTCGGGCTGAAAGTCAAACTCCGTCCCTCGGCAATCATCTTGCTATGCCCTTCCAACACCTGCAACAACTTCGGCGAACCCTCTTCCTCTTGCTCCTCCCCGCTTTCCCACAACCGAATCTTGCCACCCCCATGCCCACTCGCCAGCACCTTGCCATCCGGGGTCAACGCCAGTGCCCACACCTTGCTGTCTGTCGGCCACTGCTGCAACACCTTGGCGGCTTGCCCCGCCTGCGGCAATGCCCAGCGGATAACCTGCCCATCCGCACCGCCGGAAAACAGCCACTGCCCGTTCGGGTGGAAAACAATATCATAAACAGAAGTTTCTGCTGACCTGCCTTCTGCGTTATGCCCCTCCAGCTTCTGCACCAGCTTGCCGCTGGCTCGCTCAAACAGTGCCACCGTGCCGCGCTCGCCGGAGGCTGCCAGCCAATGCCCGTCCGGGCTGATGGCAACATCGCCATTCAATGACGGCAAACGCTGGTCGCCATCCTGCAAGGTGGCTTGCGCTGCCCCGCCCATAATGGTGGTATAGCCCGCCAGCAGGTCGCGGGCATGGCGGCGCGGCGCGGGGATGTCCGCATCCAGCGGGCGGGTGTTGTCCAGCTTGGTGGCAGTCGCCGCGAAATCTTCCACCTTGGTCAGCAGTGAGGCGTGGGTCAGGGTGGAGTCAAACAGGCTTTCGGTACGCGCCTGCTCAGTCTTGCGCACCTGCACGGTCTGTTCCTCGGCACGGTTACGCTCAACCGCCCCCCACACCGCCAAGCCCGCCGCAATCAGCAAACCCACCAACGACAACCCAAACCGCCGCCGCGCCTGCGCCAATTCCGCCTTGCGCCGCGCTTCCTCTGCCTCGCGGATACGCTGCTCCTCGGTTTCACTCTCGTTGAGGAATTGCATCGCCAATCCAAACCCACCTACCTCTTTCTCCCCCTCGCCCCTTGAGGGAGAGGGGGGCGGGGGGTGAGGGGTATAACGCCCCGCCCAAGCCCCATTGGGCTGCGTCTTCTCCCGCCACTCCCGCGCCACCGCCAAATCCGTCCCGCGCCACAACTCCCCACGCCCATCCGCATGACGCTGCGCCCCCTCCAGCAGCCGCAAATACATCGCTGCCTTGTCGCCTTCCGCCACCACCCAGCCTTGCAGCCGCTGCCACTGGCGGATCAGGCTTTCATGGCTAATATCCAGCACCGTATCCGCCGTCAACGCCACTTGCGGTGGCGGCATCAGGAAATTGCGCCCCGGCTGGCGGAAAGTATCGACAATGCGCGTCAGGGTCGGCAAATCCGCCCCGGTCATGTCCAGCAACGCCTGCACCTTGAGCGGACGGCGGATGTCCTGCCCATCCTTACTGCGTTCGGTGAGGGCGCGGAACATCGCTTCGGCAACCGCCTGCCCGTCAGTATCCAGTTCCTGCCACGCCTGTTCCGCGTGGTCATTCAACGCCCCGCGCAAACCCCTCAAGCCCCGGTATTCAACGAGCGTGAGGATTTTATCCGCGTCGTTTTCCCACAACCGCATCAGCGCGTGCTGCAACAACGGCAACTGGTCGGGGTCATTGCCCGCCTCATTCAACAGATGGTTTGCCAGCGCGTCTTCCACCGACCCGCCAAACAATTGCGCAGGCAAGCTAATCGCATCACGCAACTGTTCCCGCGACAAACGCGGCGTGAGGTACAACCCGGCGTTGATCGCCTCCGGCAAGCAGTGGAATTCCGCCGCAGCCCCCAAGAAATCGGAACGCATGGTGATAACCACGTACACATCCGGGTGGGTGCAAGCCTCCAACAACAGCGCGACGAATGCCGCCGCCTGATTTTCCTCCTGCTCCCGAAAGCGAAACATTTCCTCAAACTGGTCAACCAGCACCAACAAGCGTGTGCCTGCGTGCAACGGCGCGTGATTGAGGATTTCGTGCAGGCTGCGAGAGCCACGGCGTAATTCGGCGGCAAGTGCGGCGGAATTCCCCTCCATCCCCTGCACTTCCGCAAACACCTTATCCGCCAACAACCCTTCTGCCAGCCGCACAAACGGTTGATCACCGGGGCGCATTTCAGCAATCGCCCAGCGCGAACCGACTTCGCCCATGTAGCCTTTTTCCAGCCCCGGCAATAACCCGGCTTTCACCAGCGACGATTTGCCACTGCCGGATGCGCCCAGCACCGCCAAGAAGTGGTGTTGCTTGAGCCGCGCCAGCAGGTCATCGACTTGTTGCTGCCGCCCAAAGAAAATGCGCGATTCGTAGCGTTCAAACGCCCGTAAACCGGGGTATGGCTGGAGTTTAGGGCGGCTCATGCTTCCACCTCCGCCAAAAACTGTTCAAGGCAGTGTTCATCGAACTCGCTGTTACACACCCATGTTCTCATTCCGGGCAAACGCACCGACAAGCTTTCTGCTTCAGCGTCCTGACAGATCAGAATCCTAGGCTTGCTCTCCCGTCTCACGATTGCCGCCTGCGCATCATATAAAAAGTCATCCACGACATCCGGGGATGCTTGCTGGTACAACATCAACAGCACGTCACAACGCTGGTAGCCACGTTCAATGCTTGAGCGGATACGTTCAGGTTTACCTTGGTAAACGGGTAATACAACCGAAAAGCCCTTGTCACACAAGGTATTCGCCACACAATCTGCACGTGCGTAATCCTCTTGCGCTGCGTGGACAAACACCATCTTTTCACCGTTCACTTTCGGCGTTTCTTCATCGACAGGTTTCGGTTTGGGCAACACCGCTTCGCGCACCATCCGAATGAAATCTGCCAACGGCGCAGCAATCACTGTTTTCCCTTCCAACAACCTGCGCTGTTCTTCCGGCACATGCCCGCCCGCGTAATCGAGTTTGGGGTCACGCCATTGCAGGATCGGTTTTTTCGCCACCTCAGCGGTGAAATGCTGGTTACAAGGAATCCCCATCGTGTAATGCGCATCCAGCAATTGCACGAAGTGAGAACATTGCGCCAAATTCGCGTCGATATTGAGGTCATGCGCGTTGGCAGCAGGCAAAGCGGCAATACCAAATTGCTTTAACTCGCTGATCAGGTTGGAACGATGGCTATACAAGGGGTAATCCACTGGCGCGACATACACCGTGGCTTTGGGTGGTTCGGCAGGTTGGGCAGTGCTGGTTTGCAGCGTTTTCAAGGTAGCCGCAATGTCATACGACAAATCCACCAGCCGCTCGAAATAATCGGTGTCAGTGGCTTGCGGCACGGGGAAGCCTAACTGCCGCACCCGGTCTTTATCGGTCACACGCCAAAACGGGTAATTGAGCAAATCCTGCATAATGACGGGTTTGTCAGCCATCGCTACGCGCTCCAGCTCAACCACGAAGATGCGCTTACTGAGGTCGGGGTGACTGCTTTGAAACAGCTCCAGTTCCTTTTGACACCACGGCGAAGCCATCCAGCCCGTGGAAAACAGAATCACCAACGTAAGTAATTATCCAAAAGTTATCGTGTATTTTTCGCCAAAGCCAGCCAGTATAGCTAACACCAGTTCCTTCATGTCCTTGTAGCTTTTATAGGCATCCAGCGGCAACCATTCATATTTGATTTTTCGCCAGAGTATTTCGATAGGATTGAGTTCAGGGCTGTAGGTTGGCAAAAAATGTAAGCAAATTCCCGCCAACATCCAATCTTCACGTTTACCAAGAAAGGCTTTGCTGGTTTGTATCGGGGCGTTATCCAGAATAACCAAGCAAGGTATTTTTGTTTGTGCAAATTCTTCGGCATAACGGTCAGCAAAGGCATTAAAGGCGGCGATGGCAGCTTGTGAGTCAACGCGCCCTTCCACCGTGTGGAAAAAACTATCGTTGTCTAGGCTCATAAAACCCAAGACATTCAAGCGTTTGCTCTGAGCTGTGAGTAGCCTGCGTGTTTCCCCCGTTTCTGCCACCCGTAAGGGACGCAAGGAGTTGTGGTAAAACCTGAACCATCGAAGTAGTAAATAAGCAACTTGCCAGCCGCCGCTTGCTGGTGGAGTAATGCTTGAATTTCCTGCTCACGCTTGAAAGCCACGGGGTCACGTTTATCTTTCAATGAGTTACGCATCCGCTTCCAGAGGTAGTGGAACTTTTTTTTAACAGGCGTTTCAAGGTGCTGGTA encodes:
- a CDS encoding toll/interleukin-1 receptor domain-containing protein, which produces MILFSTGWMASPWCQKELELFQSSHPDLSKRIFVVELERVAMADKPVIMQDLLNYPFWRVTDKDRVRQLGFPVPQATDTDYFERLVDLSYDIAATLKTLQTSTAQPAEPPKATVYVAPVDYPLYSHRSNLISELKQFGIAALPAANAHDLNIDANLAQCSHFVQLLDAHYTMGIPCNQHFTAEVAKKPILQWRDPKLDYAGGHVPEEQRRLLEGKTVIAAPLADFIRMVREAVLPKPKPVDEETPKVNGEKMVFVHAAQEDYARADCVANTLCDKGFSVVLPVYQGKPERIRSSIERGYQRCDVLLMLYQQASPDVVDDFLYDAQAAIVRRESKPRILICQDAEAESLSVRLPGMRTWVCNSEFDEHCLEQFLAEVEA
- a CDS encoding transposase codes for the protein MAETGETRRLLTAQSKRLNVLGFMSLDNDSFFHTVEGRVDSQAAIAAFNAFADRYAEEFAQTKIPCLVILDNAPIQTSKAFLGKREDWMLAGICLHFLPTYSPELNPIEILWRKIKYEWLPLDAYKSYKDMKELVLAILAGFGEKYTITFG